Sequence from the Candidatus Omnitrophota bacterium genome:
CCGTATACGAAGCATTGGCACTGGTCAGGTGGTATGCCCGGGAGCATGTCCTCCTATGCCTTGTGCCGGCCTTTTTCATAGCAGGAGCCATAGCGGTTTTCGTAAGCCAGGCGGCCGTGATAAAATATTTCGGGGCGAAAGCCAAGAAAGTCGTGGCCTACAGCGTTGCGGCCGTATCGGGGAGCATCCTGGCTGTTTGCTCTTGTACGGTATTGCCGCTTTTTTCCGGGATATACAAGCGAGGCGCCGGATTGGGGCCGGCTATGGCATTTCTTTATTCCGGCCCGGCCATTAATGTGCTGGCGGTAATATTCACCGCAAGGGTTCTTGGATGGCAACTTGGTCTAGCAAGAGCGGTAGCAGCCGTTATTTTCAGTGTTGTTGTGGGCCTGTTGATGCATCTGGTATTCCTGAAAGAGGAACGTCAAAGGCACGCTCAGGGTAACTTCACGATGCCCGAAGAAGAGTCGCCTAGGCCACTATGGAAGGATGCCGTTTATTTCGTTTGTCTTATAGGTATCCTTGTTTTTGCCAACTGGGCCAAACCCGGCTCGGAGGATCCGGCATTGTTCGGTGTCATATACAGGGTCAAGTGGCCGATCACAGCTTTTTTTGGTCTGGTACTGTTCTTTGTGCTGGCAAACTGGTTCAGAAAGGACGAGCTTAAAAAATGGACTTTATCAAGCTGGGAGTTCGCCCTTCAGATATTACCCTTATTGCTTATGGGTATATTGATCGCGGGATTTCTTCTCG
This genomic interval carries:
- a CDS encoding permease, yielding MKNLYRFLFVAVSFLVCYFMPIELLPFRNPVYEALALVRWYAREHVLLCLVPAFFIAGAIAVFVSQAAVIKYFGAKAKKVVAYSVAAVSGSILAVCSCTVLPLFSGIYKRGAGLGPAMAFLYSGPAINVLAVIFTARVLGWQLGLARAVAAVIFSVVVGLLMHLVFLKEERQRHAQGNFTMPEEESPRPLWKDAVYFVCLIGILVFANWAKPGSEDPALFGVIYRVKWPITAFFGLVLFFVLANWFRKDELKKWTLSSWEFALQILPLLLMGILIAGFLLGRVGHEGIIPSSFVEKLVGGNSLFANFSASIFGAFMYFATLTEVPILRGLLGAGMGKGPALALLLAGPALSLPNMLVIKGVIGLKKTVVYVTIVVVMATVSGSIFGAIVK